CAGGAGGCGTTCTGCCAGAAGGGTCTCCGCTTGTTCCGCCCAGGCAGGGGTGCAGCTTGATGACATCGCCGTGTCCGTTTGCAGTTGCTGAATGTGCCGCGCTTCCAGCAGGGCCTGGCGTCCGTGCCGGATGATTGCGCTGTCGCGCTCTTCTTCGTCATCGGGCTGGATATGCGGGTGGATATGAGCAAGGACGGACCGGGTGGTATGCTCATCGCCCACCGAAGCAGGGCATTGCAGGATGGCGGCGGTTTCGAGCGGCGGAATGAGTCCATCCAGCAGCCAGGGAAGGAGGTGGAGAGGGTCATAGGCCTTTTCAGCCGGGGTGAACAAGCGTTCGTTCAGGCTGGCGTTGAGCACGCCCAGAAAATTTCTTTCGCCTATGCTCATGCTTTGCAGCATCGGGTAGACGTAGCGGTTCTCGGCCGTGCTGTCACCGCCGAGAAGGGCGTGTGTAATGTCCACCACGGTTTTCATGGTGCGCATGCAGCGGGTCATGGCTTCCTGAACCGGTTTTTCGAGTTCGCGCAGCAGCTCGATCTGGTCGGCATCGGGCGTTGGCGTGTAAATGGCATGAGCGAAAGATTGCAGCGTTTCCGGCGTATCTTCTGGCAACCCGGCAAGATGGGTTTTGAATGCGGGAACGATGATGGCTTCCACCAGCGCATCGGCCATTCGGCGGGTGCAGCTGGCTGTGGCAGCCTGCCGCAAACCCATGATATGCCCCGGTTTAAGCCCAAGCGCTCGGTTGCCCGTATCCAGCAGGCCATAAAGCGCCATGCCTTCGGCATAGGCCAGGATGGTTTCGATCATCAGCGGTTCAAGGGCGCCGTAGAGGCCGGTCAGCTTATCCCGCGGTTCATCCGGCGTTTTGCCAAGGTGAATGCCCAGATTCTCCAGCAGGGTTCGGATATGCTCCAGCAGCGGCTTTTGGGCAAGCTGCTCACGGATCTGGCGCCAGGTCTCATCGCGTTCGCGAATAAAACCCGTCAGATCCATCCCGCGTGCGGCAAGTTCGGCCTGCACGGGGTTTGGGGGTGGTGCGATGTGGTTGAGCTGGTGTAGGTCCATGCGGTGTTATTGCCACGGCGTTATGACCGCTCTGTGATGATGTGGTGACAGAATCGTGACGCTCAGGCGAAGCCGAGTTCCTGCCAGCATTGACGTATGGCGGATTCGGGTGCCTGTGTAACGATGGCGGCCTTGCCGATGGATTCCAGTACGATGAGGGTGATGGTCTGGTTATCGGCCTTTTTGTCGCCCTTCATGGCCTCTGTCAGCCAGGCGGCGTTGATGGTTTCGGGCAGGTGAGGGCATGTGAGGGGAAGGCCAGTTTGGCGGTAGTGGGCGGTGATGCGTGCGGCATCGGTTTCCGGAAGGCCATGATGGCGCACGGAATAGTGGGCGGCGGCATGCATGCCCAGGGCAACCGCCTCGCCATGCAGCAGGCGGCCATCATAATCGAAGGCTTTTTCCAGCGCATGCCCGAATGTATGGCCGAGGTTGAGAAGCATGCGCTCTTTCTTCTCATGCGGGTCGCGCGCGACGATGTCGGCTTTCATCCGGCAGGCATGGGTGATAGCGTATGCCAGGGCGTCCGGGTTGCGCGCCAGCACATCGGCCCCGTGCCGTTCCAGCCAGGCGAAGAACTCCGCATCGCCAAGCAGGCCGTATTTCACGATTTCGGCATAGCCCGCGAGCATCTGGCGTTCGGGCAGGGAAGAAAGCGTGTGTGTGTCGGCCAGTACCAGGCTGGGCTGGTAGAAGGTGCCAATGAGGTTTTTACCATGCGGGCTGTTGACCGCCGTTTTGCCGCCCACGGAGCTATCCACCTGGGCAAGCAGGGTGGTGGGGCACTGGATCATCGGCACGCCGCGCAGCAGAAGACTTGCGCAAAGGGCGGCCATGTCGCCGATCACGCCGCCGCCAAGGGCGATGACGGGGGTTCGCCGGTCGGGCCGGGTTGCCAGCATGGCGTCCAGCAATTGTTCAAGCCGGGAGAAAATTTTGGAGGATTCGCCGCCTTCCACCCACAGGGTAAGCACCTGGATGCCCGCCTGTTGCAGCGATGCTTCCAGCGCGGAGGCATGCGTGCTGACGGCCGGATCGGCAATCAGAAAGGCGCGGGTCGGTTTGTAGCCGAGGGATGTTTCCATCCATGCGGGGCATTGGGTCAGGATTCCCGGCCCGATATGGATGTCGTAGGCGGGGGCGACGTTCACCTTCACCAGGGATTCCGTATTATCCGCCATGTTTGGCCTCCAGGCTGGCGATCAACCCCTCCACATTGCCGCTAAGGGCATCGGGCGTATTTTCTTGAAGCGTGCGGAGGATGCGTTCCACCACCGTTTCATGTGGGCCGGTGTCGCTGTCCACGGCGAGTTGAGCCTCGCGGTAATAAGGCTCGCGCTTGCGCATCAGGTCTTTCAATATCTCGCCTTTGTCGCCCGTCTGCAACAGGGGGCGGGTGTCGCGGCGGGAAACACGCTCCACCAGCACATCGATGGGGGCGGCCAGCCAGAGGGTGACGGCCTCGCGGTTCATCAGCTCGCGTATATGGTCCTGCGCGAAGGCGCCGCCGCCGCTGGCGATGATGTGGGGCGGCTTGCTGAGAAGGTATTCGGCGGTTTTCATTTCCAGCTCGCGGAAGGTGGGCTCGCCGTAACTGGCGAAAATATCGCTGATGGAAAAACCGGTGGCTTCTTCAATGGCGTGGTCCATGTCGGTGAAGGGAACGCGCAGCGCGCGGGCAAGGCGGATGCCGACCGTGCTTTTGCCCGCGCCCATCATGCCCACCAGCACCACAGGGCGCAGCAGGCTCACGCGCGGCTTGTCCTGCGGCTTGTGGTGACGGCGTTGAGATGGGCTGGAAGGGTATGGCATCGTTACGACAAAAGTAGTATGGAATAGCTCCAATAAGGTAAATACCCAGCTTTTCGAGGTAAGACAATGATTGGCGCACGACGTTCATATTCCGGCGGAAAAGGTTCCATGCATAAACTGGTGCTGGCGGCCCTTGTACTGGTGGGCGGATTGCTGGTGCTTTCCGTTGCCGTGGCGGCCTATTGGAGCGCAACTACCCCGGCGCCCCAGCCCCAGCCCATCGAGATCAACCTGGACCCGGCAGAGCATCTGAAGTGACCCAGTCAGGTTTCCGGCTAGCGACGGTGCTGGTAGCGTCATCCCTGCTGATGACGGGCCTGCTGACGGCAGAGACGGTTTTTGCCCAAGCCGCCGTGGCTCCGGCTCCCGCTATTACCGTGCGCGAGGCGTCTTCCACCGTCCCGGCGCAGCCGGGCATCAAGGTGCTGCCCGTTACCCAGCTTCCCAGCGCAACCGTTGGTGTGTTGAGCCAAAAAGAAGGCGGCTTCAGCGCCGACCTGTGGCAGAACAGCCAGGCCGTGCGCATGCGCCAGCTTTATGAAAGCCTGCCCGCCAATGTGCAAAGCCCTGCGCTGCGCGACATCATTGTGCGGCTGTTGCTGACGCCAACGGGCCTGCCCGCCGATGCCGCCGCCGATCCGTCCATTGCCCAGGCCATTCAACAGGCGCGGCTGAACCGGCTGATTTCGCTGGAAGCATTCGACGAACTGGAGCGCCTGTTGCCGGCCATCCCCAAAAACGGGCGCGACGGCTACTGGTTCGAGGCACATTTCCGCACATTCCTTTATCAGCAGGATTTTGAACGGGCCTGCGGCGTGGTGGACACGGCAAGCGCGCTGCAGGACGTGTTCTGGCAGCAGGCAAGGCTGTTCTGCCAGGGGGTGCGGAAGGATTTCGACGGGGCGCTGCGCACGGTGGCGTTGATGAAGGAGCAGGGACAGCCCGTGCCGGAATGGCTGCAGCGGCTGGTGATCAGTATGGCCAGGGAGGCAGCGCCCGAGACGATGGATGCGAATGCGGCGGAAGAGCCCGCGCCATCTCCGGTGCCGCAGCATATGGTATTTCCGCATCTGGGTGCGGTGGAGCTTGGCATGCTGGCAGCCTGGCCCGCGGCTGAGGATGACCATGTTCAGGCGGGCGGCCTGACGCCAGAGGCCGGCAAGCTTTATCGCCTGATGGCGACGCATTCCAACCTGCCGTGGGAAACGCGGCTTCAGGCTGGTGAGATGGCGCTGGCCACCGGGCATTTTGATGCGCTGGCGCTGCAGGCGCTTTATCAGCAGGTGCCCTTCTCCGAGCAGGAGCTGACCATCAAACCGGGCGATAATGCAGAAAAAAGCGCGTGGCGGCGTGCGCAGTGGTTTCGCGCATTGTCGCGGCTATATACGGTGGAAGACAGTGTGGCGGCCATGTCGGCCGTGTTTGCGCATTATCACGAGATGGGCATGATGCGTGTGGCCACCGGGCTTTATGGCAATACTGTGCGTGATCTTTCCCGTGCGATTTTCCGAAAACACCCTTTTGCGGCTTTTGCGCCGGATGCGTTCTCCGTGCTGTTTGCGGAACGTCATTTTGCCGATGCGCGTTTGTGGCTGGATGCGGCCAGCATGGGAGATAAGCCCGTGGTGCAGGCCGTGCCGGTGTGGGAGGCGCTGCTGACGGCATTGATGCCGCTGGCGGATGAGCAGCAGGCTGTTCCCGCCGGTACGCCGGTGGCGATCGATATGAGCGATTACCGGCAGGAGGCGTTCTGGGTTCGGGGCGGCCTGATGCTGGAGGCGCTTGGCATGAAGCTTCCCGAGAATTACTGGCAGGTGGTGCCCGCGCAGAACCGGGGCGCACTTAGCGTTCAAGGGCAGATGATCCGCCAGGCGGCGACGGCGAACAAGCGCGGTGAGGTGCTGATCATGGCGGTGCAGATGGCCGCCGGGCAAACGCGCCTGAGCGACATGGACGCCGCCACCCTGATTCAGGCGCTGGTGCAGCAGAATTTTCGCCATGAGGCGCTGCAGATCACCCAGGAATTGCTGATGCAGGAGCTGATGGGGCAGATGAACGCGGATAAGCTGGTGGTGACGTCCATCCCCGGCGAAAAACATGCGCCACCGCCAAAGCCTGCCGCCGTTGAACCCTCACCCGCGCCAGCCGCCACCGCGGTGGAACCGTCAGCGCCTGCGCAGGCTGAAGAGGCGACGGCGCCGGTGAAAAAACCGCGCAAGAAAATCAAAAAGACCCCACCAGCCGCGACGCCAGCGCCGCCAGTGAAAAAAACACCCGCTAAAACCGCACCTAAGGTTAGTGTACCCACGATTTCTCTTCCCAGCACCGATGTCGGAACAAGCAAAAAATGACGGCGAAGCAGAGGCTGGTTCCGCCGCGATAGGGGAGGCGTTGGAGGAGTTCAGCCGTATGCTGGCGGCGGAACGTGGCGCCAGCGGCCATACGCTGGAGGCCTATCTGCGCGATATTCGCGATTTTTTCAGCAGCATCAAATTTGCGCCGGTGGACGAGGTGAGCGAGGGTGATATTCGCCAGTTTCTTGCCAGCCTGGCAGATAGCGGCATGGCGCCCAGTACCCAGTCGCGCAAGCGATCCAGCCTGCGGCAGTTTTTTGCATTCGCCTATGAGGAGGGCTGGCGCAAGGATAACCCAGCCATGGAAGTGGAAGGGCCGAAGATTCAGCGCCCGCTGCCCAAAAGCCTCGGTGTGGAGGAGGTGGATGCGCTGCTTGCGGCGGCTTATGAAAAGGGCGGGCCGGAAGGCATCCGTCTGGCGGCATTGCTGGAGCTTCTCTATGCAAGCGGGTTACGCGTGACGGAGCTGGTAACGCTCAGGCTGCAGCAGTTTCAGCGGGAGAGCATTCAGAATGGGCGCGGCGTGGTGACGGCGCTGCGCATTCAGGGCAAAGGCAATAAGGAACGGCTGGTACCCTTGCATGCCGCTGCCGTGGCCGCGGTGGAGGAATATATGCCGCTTCGGGAGCATTTCTCGAACGTGGCGGATAAATCACCCTGGCTGTTCTGTTCCGGTAAGGAGCATCTGACACGGCAACGCGTGGGGCAGCAATTGAAAGAGCTCGCCCTGACCGCCAACATTGACCCCGATCGCGTATCCCCGCACGTAATGCGCCATGCCTTTGCATCGCACCTGCTGGAGCGCGGCGTGGATTTGCGCACGGTGCAACAGCTGCTGGGGCATGAGGATATCAGCACCACGCAAATCTATACCAGGATACGCTCAGAACGGTTGCAGCAGCTGGTGAGGGATCATCATCCGCTTGCGCGACAGGAGGATAACTAGCATGGCACCGAAGAAACAGGGCGACAAACCCATCAAACAGGTGGGGGAAAAGGGCATTGAGGGAGAGGCGGAGAAGCTAGCCAATTACATTCGCGAGCATCTTCTGGAATCCGCCAGCAACCGGGATGTGCTGGCGCAAGCGATTGAGGCGATATGGGGCAGCGTGGAGAAATTCTATGAAGAATTCTTTCTGCAGCTCACGCCGCAGGAACGCGCCCAGTTTGGTGAGAAAATCGACCAGCTGGTATCGGCGAAGAAGGATGAGAAGCTGAAGATTTTTCACCTGCTGGCGGATGATGCCGTGCGCCGTGCCGCGCAGGCTCTGGCCATGGCAGGCGTCGGAGGCGGCGTTAAAACCAGCGCGGATACTGTCGGGCCTGCGCCATCCACGGGCACGGGCACGGGCAAGGGAAGTTACGGCAAGGACCAGCGCCGTAAGCGTTAATTACCAGCCCTCGCCAAAATTTTTGCGGCTGCCGCCCGGAGGGCTGGTCGCGGCATCCGACTCCGGCTGACGGGGCTGGTTGATGCGCGTGTAATCGAAATTACCGCCGCTGGTATCTGCCTCCTCATTTCCTGACGAGTCGGCGGGTTTTTTCTTTTTGAGGAAGGGCAAAAACGAGCTGAGGGCTTCGCCGATTCCCCCGCCGCCGACTGCCGGTTTGCTGCCCATGGGTTTGGCAGCCCTGGGGCGCAGGGAGACCAGGCGCTGTTTGGGCTCTTCCTCAACAATGGCGGGGATGGAGACGCTGACAGGGTCCATCGTGACGGCCGGTGAGGGGGGTGGCGGCGCGTCGTATGTTTGCATGGGCGGCGGTGCCGGTGGCATGGCACCAAACGGATTGGGCGGAATGGCGGGCGGTTCACCCGGGGTGAATGCAGGAACGGGAGGCGAAGAGAATGCCGGTGCGGCAAAGGCTGCGGCGGGCGGTGGGGATGGCGGGCTGAAAGGCTCATGCGACTGTGCGGGCGGGGCCATCAGGCTTGCCACATCCTGTGCGCTCAAGCCCGGTTCCATAGCCGAGGGTGCCGGAGAAGGCGGGGGCATCATCCCGCTGGGTGGAGCGAACGCCTGATTGAAGGCGGATGGCGGCGCAAAAGCCTGTGCTGGTTCCTGCATCATTGGTGGTGTGGGAGGGGCAGGGGGCGGCATTGCCGGTTCGGGCGTGGCGGGTGTCTGGTCGGCCATGCCGAAGGGAGAAGCGAAGCCGAAGGATGGGGTTGCGGGCGGTGCATCCGGTGCCGCCGCCGCGGGCTCGGGCGTTGGAACCGTGGTCGGCAGGATGGTAGGTGCAGGTGCGGTAAAGGCGGGCGCGGCCGGGGCCAGCGGTTCCGGCGTGGGTGTTACAGGTGGCAGGATGGTGGGGGTGGGCATGGCAGGAGCGGGTTCCGTGGTTCCGAATGACAGAACGGAGGGGGGCATATCGGCGAAAGGATTGGGAGCGGCCACCGGTTCGGGCGTGCTGGTTTGCGGTGCGGCGATGGCGGATTGCGGCGGGGCGACGGGCACGACCGGCTCCACGGTGAAAGAAGGTGGGTTTTCCTGAAGAACGGGAGCTGCGAATGGGGAAAGTGGGGGCATGGCTTCCGTTTGCTCAATGATTGGCGGCGTGATGGATTCGACCGCCGCGGGTGCGGGAACGGGCATATCGGCGAAAGGATTGGGAGCGGCGGCCACCGGCGGCATAGGTGCGGCAGCGGGCATGTCGCCAAATGGGTGGATTATCGCCGGTGTAACCTCCGTAGTGGCTGCCGCTGCAAAAGGCGTAATCGGCTCAGGCGTGTCAACCGGAGTGATGGGCGACGCCATTGGCGGCGCGGCTGGAGCAAGGGGCTCTGGGCCCGATGCTACGGGTGGCAGAATAGTGGGCGCGGGCGCGGTGAAGGCGGGCGTAGATTCCTGGAGGGCCGGCTCGACTATGGCAGGAGCGGGTTCCGGCGCCGCAAAAGCCGGGGAGGATGGGGTCGGGGCTTCCTGTGCTGCTGGCAGGATGGTGGGTGCGGGCGCGGTGAAAGCAGGTTCCGGTAAAACAAAAGCCTGGGGTTCGGGGGGTAATGGTTCGAGCGCGGGAGCTGCAGGCGGCAGGATGCTGGGCGCAGGCTCCAAGGGCAAGGCGACGGCCGGGGCCATGGCGGGAGGAAGCGGAGCCGGTGCAGCGGCGGTCGGCGCTGGCGCGGACGGGAGCGCGCCGGGTTGAGACGGTACGGGGGAGGCTCCGGGCGCGGGCTGCTGATCTTCCGGCAGGCCCGCGACGATCACGCGGTTGCGGCCGTCATGCTTGGCTTTGTAGAGCGCTTCATCCGCACCTTTGATCAGTTCGTCCACCAGCCCATCGGGTGAGCCGGCATAATGTTCCAGCATGGAGGCGCCGATGGAGACGGTTTTGTAAAGCTGGCCCTGCGGGTGACTGATGATGAAAGGGGTGCTTTCCACCGCGACGCGGATGCGCTCCGCCACTTCGCGCGCGATGTGCAGCGGCGCGCCGGGCAGTACCACGACGAATTCCTCGCCGCCGAAACGGGCGACCATGTCGGACGCGCGAAGCTGCGCGCCGATGCGGCCTGCCAGCTGGCGGAGAATCTCATCGCCCACATCGTGACCGAAGCCGTCATTGACGGATTTGAAATAGTCCATGTCCATCATCAGGGCGGAGAGGGGCTTGGACTTATCCAGCGATGTGACCGCCAGGTTCTTCATATGGGCTTCAAGGTAATGCCGGTTATAGACGCCGGTAAGGTTGTCCTTGATGGCCATGGTGACGGTTTGCTGATAGCTGGATTTCAGCGCGTCCTGATATTTCTTTCGGCGAATGTTGGTGCGCACGCGGCAGGCCATCTCGCTCACGTCCACGGGGCTCATGAGGTAATCGTTCACGCCCATCTCAAGCCCTTTGACAAGGTGCTTGGTGTCGTGCTCGTCCACCATGATGATTTGCGGAATATGGCGCGTGACCTCCTGACTGCGGAATTGCGAGCAGAGGCGCAGGCCGTCGGAATCCATCAGCTGGGTGCTGACCAGGGTAAGGTCAAACGGAGCCTGGTTGGCGAGTTGGATGGCGTCGGCCCCGCTTTGCGCCTGGGTGACTTTAAGCCCTTCGGCCTCAAGGCGTGCGATGATGTTGCGGCCTTCCACCACATCGTCATCCACCAGCAGCACGCTGGCGCCGTGGATGTTGCCGAGTTCGGCCAGATTGATGCCGGTGACTTCGCCGATTTCGGAAGAGGTCTGGCCGCGCAGGCGGAGTTCGTCGATCAGTTGTTTCATGCGGAGCAGCGAGCGTACGCGCGCCAGCAGCTGCACATCGTTGATCGGTTTGGTGAGGAAATCATCCGCGCCGGATTGAAGGCCCTGAACGCGGTCGGACGGTTCGGAGAGGGCGGTGACCATCACGACGGGAATATGCGCCGTCTCCGGCATGGATTTTAACTGACGGCAGGCGGTGAAACCGTCCATACCGGGCATCATCACGTCCAGCAGGATGAGATCCGGGCTGTGCTGTTTGGCCATCTCGATGGCCTTGTAGCCGTCCGACGCCGAGATGATGTCGTAATATTCCGCCGCCAGCTTGGCTTCGAGCAGTTTTACGTTCGGTTCCAGATCGTCAACGACGAGGATGAGCGCGGTCATGGGTGCACCTCATGACCGGCGCGTTTTTTGGGGGAGCTGGCCGGTTTGCTGTCGCGCAGAAAGCCTTCCACCACTTCCATGAAAGGGACAATCGAAATGGGTTTGGCGATGTAGCCTTCGCAGCCGCAGGCAAGAATCTTGGCTTCGTCATCCTTCATGGCGAAGGCCGTGACGGCGATGATGGGGATGGATTTCAGCACCGCATCGGCTTTCATGTTGCGGGTGACATCCAGGCCGGAAATCTCGGGCAGCTGGATATCCATCAAAATCAGATCCGGCAGGACACGGTGGGCCAGTTCCACGGCGTTAAGCCCGTCACGCGTGGCGACGGTTTCATGCCCGTGCGCTTCCAGCAGATCGCGGAAGAGCTTGGCATTCAATTCGTTATCTTCAACAATCAGGATTTTAGCCATGAGTGTGCCCTTTGGTACACTCCACACTAAATCCGAAATTGCTTAATAATCCTTTTATGGCGCGGGGTGTTTGTGCGGTTCGCCCAGCTTGCCGCCGGCGCGTGCGTTTCCGTTATAACAGCGCCGTGCTGAGCTGGAAAACAGCACAGGCGGCCAGCCAGGCCAGCGCGAAAAGATAGCCGACCATGACGCTGGTCCAGAAGCGGCTGCCCAGTTCCCGCCGCGCAATGGCGATGGTGGAAAGGCACTGGGGCGCAAAAATATACCAGGTGAGGAAAGAGAGGGCCATGGGCAGTGTCCAGTTGGCGGCCAGGCGATCGCGCAGGCTTTGTTCCATTTTGGTCTCGTCCTGGTCCTGCACGGCATAAACGGTGCCGAGCGCGCCGACGGCCACCTCCCGCGCGGCGATGCCGGGAACCAGGGCCACCACCATTTGCCAGTTGAAGCCGAGCGGGCGAAAGACCGGCTCCATCGCGTGGCCGATATGCCCGGCGATGCTGTATTCCATGGCATTGGCGCTCACGGGAGCGTCGGCGGGAGGTTTGGGATAATTAACCGTGACCCAAATCACGATCATCAGCATGAAAATGGTGGTACCGGCGCGCTGAAGGAAGATGACGGCACGTTCCCACAGGCCGATGAGCAGGTTTTGGATGTCGGGTACCTGATAGGCGGGGAGTTCCATCAGGAAGGGCTCCGTCACCTTGCCCAGCATGAAATGCTTGAAGACCCAGGCTACGGCCAGGCCGGTGACGATGGCTACGGCATAAAGGGTGAACATCACCAGGCCTTGAAGGTTGATGAAGCCATATACGTGACGCTCGGGGATGAACGCCGCGATCAGCAGCGTGTAAACGGGCAGGCGTGCCGAACAGGTCATGAGCGGGATGATCATGATGGTGGCGAGCCGGTCGCGCGGGTGTTCGATGACGCGGGTGGCCATGATGGCCGGAATGGCGCAGGCGAAGCCGGACAAAAGCGGGATGAAGCTTTTTCCGTGCAGGCCGACGCCGCCCATGGCGCGGTCCAGCAAGAAAGCCGCGCGGGCCATGTATCCCGTGCTCTCCATCAGCAGAATGAAGAGATAGAGAATCATGATCTGCGGCAGGAAAATGACGACGCTGCCGACGCCCGCGATGACGCCGTCCACCACCAGGCCCTGCAGGGCGCCGTTCCAGATGGTTTCCGGGATAAGTGTTTTGGCATGGGCCGCCAGGGCGAGCATGGCGGCATCGATGGCATCCATCACCGGCGTGGCCCAGGCAAAGACCGACTGGAACATCACTAACAGCATCAGCAGTAAACAGAGAATGCCCCATACCGGATGCAGCAGCACCCGGTCGATGCCATGGCGCGTGGGGATTTCCGGCTCTTTGAGGGTGACTTTTTTCAGAATGGAAGCAATGTGCTTATTCAGGGAACGGATGGCGTTGGCATCGGGCAGGGACCAATCGGCGGCGGAACCGGGCATGTTGAGGATTTGCGCTTCCAGCGCGGCTTTCACTTTATCCAGGCCGAGCTGGCGGACGGCGACGGTTTCA
This sequence is a window from bacterium. Protein-coding genes within it:
- a CDS encoding shikimate kinase; translated protein: MPYPSSPSQRRHHKPQDKPRVSLLRPVVLVGMMGAGKSTVGIRLARALRVPFTDMDHAIEEATGFSISDIFASYGEPTFRELEMKTAEYLLSKPPHIIASGGGAFAQDHIRELMNREAVTLWLAAPIDVLVERVSRRDTRPLLQTGDKGEILKDLMRKREPYYREAQLAVDSDTGPHETVVERILRTLQENTPDALSGNVEGLIASLEAKHGG
- a CDS encoding tyrosine recombinase, encoding MSEQAKNDGEAEAGSAAIGEALEEFSRMLAAERGASGHTLEAYLRDIRDFFSSIKFAPVDEVSEGDIRQFLASLADSGMAPSTQSRKRSSLRQFFAFAYEEGWRKDNPAMEVEGPKIQRPLPKSLGVEEVDALLAAAYEKGGPEGIRLAALLELLYASGLRVTELVTLRLQQFQRESIQNGRGVVTALRIQGKGNKERLVPLHAAAVAAVEEYMPLREHFSNVADKSPWLFCSGKEHLTRQRVGQQLKELALTANIDPDRVSPHVMRHAFASHLLERGVDLRTVQQLLGHEDISTTQIYTRIRSERLQQLVRDHHPLARQEDN
- a CDS encoding 3-dehydroquinate synthase, whose protein sequence is MADNTESLVKVNVAPAYDIHIGPGILTQCPAWMETSLGYKPTRAFLIADPAVSTHASALEASLQQAGIQVLTLWVEGGESSKIFSRLEQLLDAMLATRPDRRTPVIALGGGVIGDMAALCASLLLRGVPMIQCPTTLLAQVDSSVGGKTAVNSPHGKNLIGTFYQPSLVLADTHTLSSLPERQMLAGYAEIVKYGLLGDAEFFAWLERHGADVLARNPDALAYAITHACRMKADIVARDPHEKKERMLLNLGHTFGHALEKAFDYDGRLLHGEAVALGMHAAAHYSVRHHGLPETDAARITAHYRQTGLPLTCPHLPETINAAWLTEAMKGDKKADNQTITLIVLESIGKAAIVTQAPESAIRQCWQELGFA
- a CDS encoding ferrous iron transporter B; translated protein: MAAPSAIPTAVIAVVGAPNCGKTALFNRFTGSRHKVANYPGVTVEHKEGRLKLPSGASALLIDLPGTYSLRARSADEAITRDVLLGEQPGAPKPTAILCVVDANNLRLHLRLVLEAKKLGLPIVVALNMVDIAERRGLKLDVGKLEAELGVPVIETVAVRQLGLDKVKAALEAQILNMPGSAADWSLPDANAIRSLNKHIASILKKVTLKEPEIPTRHGIDRVLLHPVWGILCLLLMLLVMFQSVFAWATPVMDAIDAAMLALAAHAKTLIPETIWNGALQGLVVDGVIAGVGSVVIFLPQIMILYLFILLMESTGYMARAAFLLDRAMGGVGLHGKSFIPLLSGFACAIPAIMATRVIEHPRDRLATIMIIPLMTCSARLPVYTLLIAAFIPERHVYGFINLQGLVMFTLYAVAIVTGLAVAWVFKHFMLGKVTEPFLMELPAYQVPDIQNLLIGLWERAVIFLQRAGTTIFMLMIVIWVTVNYPKPPADAPVSANAMEYSIAGHIGHAMEPVFRPLGFNWQMVVALVPGIAAREVAVGALGTVYAVQDQDETKMEQSLRDRLAANWTLPMALSFLTWYIFAPQCLSTIAIARRELGSRFWTSVMVGYLFALAWLAACAVFQLSTALL
- a CDS encoding response regulator, giving the protein MAKILIVEDNELNAKLFRDLLEAHGHETVATRDGLNAVELAHRVLPDLILMDIQLPEISGLDVTRNMKADAVLKSIPIIAVTAFAMKDDEAKILACGCEGYIAKPISIVPFMEVVEGFLRDSKPASSPKKRAGHEVHP